From Nicotiana tabacum cultivar K326 chromosome 20, ASM71507v2, whole genome shotgun sequence, one genomic window encodes:
- the LOC107806002 gene encoding uncharacterized protein LOC107806002, translating into MNPSTVEEFEKKVVITERMSMEEEADNCPENDSFKIVELLRRFLAVQQRRAQAYARLKRGFEDFMVSGVESTYQKLCSEITVEFGDCSKQVLEMESQFLTPHCFREDLAHLLRSVQNQEKIKLQLTATIQVLKKAGRPSERLVSHENCRYSKPTVHECVHIQKITEASGTEEAEADAEFDNALKDAIQGVQGAVTTINEHLEEVRYEIAALEE; encoded by the exons ATGAACCCGAGCACGGTGGAAGAATTTGAGAAGAAGGTAGTTATTACGGAGAGGATGAGCATGGAGGAGGAAGCAGACAATTGTCCAGAGAACGATTCTTTCAAAATCGTCGAATTGCTTCGAAGATTTCTGGCTGTGCAGCAACGCAGAGCCCAAGCTTATGCCAGGCTCAAAAG AGGTTTCGAAGATTTTATGGTTTCGGGAGTAGAATCAACTTACCAAAAGCTATGCAGTGAGATCACTGTTGAATTTGGTGATTGTTCAAAACAG GTCCTTGAAATGGAGTCTCAGTTTCTAACTCCCCATTGCTTCCGCGAGGATCTGGCTCACCTTCTGAGATCTGTTCAAAATCAAGAAAAGATCAAGCTGCAACTG ACCGCCACAATACAAGTCTTGAAAAAAGCTGGCCGTCCCTCAGAGCGTCTGGTTAgtcatgaaaattgtagatacaGTAAGCCAACTGTACATGAATGCGTGCACATCCAGAAGATAACGGAAGCATCAGGCACTGAAGAAGCAGAAGCTGATGCAGAATTTGATAATGCTCTCAAGGACGCTATTCAAGGTGTTCAAGGTGcagtaacaacaataaatgaaCATTTGGAAGAAGTTAGGTATGAGATTGCAGCACTTGAAGAATAA